Proteins found in one Candidatus Neomarinimicrobiota bacterium genomic segment:
- a CDS encoding sodium-translocating pyrophosphatase — translation MLYALIIVPLGSIAALLVAWYMYHWISGQPAGHERIQVIAGYIREGAIAYLKQQYKTSGIFFLAAFILLFIFAFGFGALSGFVPFAFLTGAFFSGLSGFIGMMTSTKTSSRTTHAAESSLNNALKISFRGGSVLGLVVVGLGLLDMIVWFVILEMTVNIPNPVEKLQIITTTMLSFGFGASAQALFARVGGGIFTKAADMGADLVGKVEAGIPEDDPRNPAVIADNVGDNVGDVAGMGADLYESYVGSTLGAAALAVSAFAGTDFLYQAVTLPMIIAALGTLASIFGIYFVRAKEQTEQIGLLNAINRGINFSSIITLGLSALVIHFLIPGYFWSLFLPIISGLAVGVAIGYTTDYYTNAAFSPVKRIADQARTGHATVITSGLSVGFISTAPTFIFIVVGMFLAFWTGGGFQNFSSGLFAIGLASVGMLSTLGINLATDGFGPIADNAGGLAEMAGMPSQTRKRTDALDELGNSTAARGKGLCVGAAALTAVTLIAAFIETIRAALMGMNIDIISLDAVDIHIKDANVLQILDYLGASIMDIRFIIGLFIGGILCTSFISKTIDAVSRAAGEMIDEVRRQFHDIKGVMTGETPPDYSSCVRISTKAAQKKMVSPAMIVILTPILTGFLLGPIAVIGLLLGNLLVGIILAIFMANAGGAWDNAKKYIERSKSELRFQIEDGIKAISKRGLWPFYLTHETNRFLYELVNMNPLAFSIDEEVSDYMGHIIEYVQDEYVKKGKDLKPLIACYGSRDVKPSEDETLHEFWEKLNRDDKFMFREFLKLSHEDQDVLMSMREMNAKFRTVMESYHAAVTGDTVGDPLKDTSGPSLDIAIKLATMVSIITIGLILRFNLAQYL, via the coding sequence ATGCTATATGCTCTCATCATTGTTCCCCTTGGATCTATTGCAGCCCTGTTGGTTGCCTGGTACATGTATCACTGGATTTCTGGCCAGCCTGCCGGCCATGAACGGATACAGGTCATTGCCGGTTATATCCGGGAAGGGGCTATTGCCTATCTGAAACAGCAATACAAAACTTCGGGAATCTTCTTTTTGGCGGCCTTTATTCTCTTATTCATTTTTGCTTTTGGATTTGGAGCCCTTTCAGGATTTGTGCCTTTCGCCTTTTTAACCGGAGCGTTTTTCTCCGGTCTCAGTGGTTTTATCGGCATGATGACTTCTACAAAAACCTCCAGCCGGACAACTCATGCTGCAGAATCCTCTCTGAATAATGCCCTGAAAATTTCTTTCAGAGGCGGATCCGTGTTGGGACTTGTGGTAGTTGGACTCGGGTTGCTGGATATGATCGTGTGGTTTGTCATTCTTGAAATGACGGTGAATATTCCCAATCCCGTGGAAAAGCTCCAGATTATTACTACAACCATGCTGAGTTTCGGCTTCGGTGCCTCGGCCCAGGCTCTCTTTGCCCGTGTCGGTGGAGGTATTTTCACCAAGGCGGCAGATATGGGAGCCGACCTGGTGGGTAAAGTGGAAGCGGGAATCCCCGAGGATGATCCCCGGAATCCGGCCGTGATTGCCGACAACGTGGGGGATAATGTGGGGGATGTGGCCGGTATGGGTGCAGACCTTTACGAGTCGTATGTCGGATCTACACTGGGCGCCGCAGCTCTGGCCGTGAGTGCTTTTGCGGGGACGGATTTCCTCTATCAGGCGGTGACCCTTCCAATGATCATTGCCGCCCTTGGGACATTGGCTTCCATTTTCGGGATTTATTTCGTCCGGGCCAAAGAGCAGACAGAGCAAATTGGTCTCCTGAATGCCATAAATAGAGGAATTAACTTTTCATCCATCATCACATTGGGGCTCAGTGCCCTTGTTATCCATTTCCTGATTCCCGGCTATTTCTGGTCCCTCTTTTTACCCATTATTTCCGGGCTGGCTGTGGGTGTGGCCATTGGGTATACCACTGATTACTATACCAATGCAGCCTTTTCTCCGGTGAAACGCATTGCCGATCAGGCCCGAACCGGCCATGCCACGGTGATTACTTCCGGACTCTCTGTGGGATTCATTTCAACAGCCCCCACCTTTATTTTCATTGTGGTGGGGATGTTCCTCGCGTTCTGGACCGGTGGTGGTTTTCAGAATTTTTCTTCGGGACTTTTTGCTATCGGACTTGCTTCCGTCGGAATGCTCTCAACACTGGGGATCAATCTGGCAACGGACGGCTTCGGTCCTATTGCCGATAATGCAGGGGGACTGGCAGAAATGGCGGGAATGCCCAGCCAGACCCGGAAACGGACCGATGCCCTGGATGAACTGGGTAATTCAACGGCCGCCCGGGGGAAAGGCCTCTGTGTCGGTGCTGCTGCTCTGACGGCTGTGACCCTGATTGCTGCATTTATCGAAACGATCCGGGCAGCTCTTATGGGAATGAATATCGATATTATCTCCCTGGATGCCGTGGATATCCATATTAAAGATGCCAATGTCCTGCAGATTCTGGACTACCTGGGAGCTTCCATTATGGATATCCGCTTTATTATCGGACTTTTTATCGGAGGGATTCTCTGTACTTCCTTTATCAGTAAAACCATCGATGCCGTTTCCCGGGCTGCCGGTGAAATGATTGATGAAGTCCGCCGGCAGTTTCATGATATTAAAGGTGTGATGACCGGTGAAACACCTCCGGATTACAGCAGCTGTGTACGGATTTCCACTAAAGCTGCCCAGAAAAAAATGGTAAGTCCCGCCATGATTGTTATTCTCACTCCGATTCTTACAGGATTCCTCCTGGGGCCTATCGCTGTTATCGGACTTCTCCTCGGAAACCTGCTTGTGGGTATTATCCTCGCTATTTTTATGGCCAACGCCGGAGGTGCCTGGGATAATGCGAAAAAATATATCGAACGATCCAAATCTGAACTACGCTTCCAGATTGAGGACGGGATTAAAGCCATTTCAAAACGCGGACTCTGGCCTTTTTATCTGACCCACGAAACCAACCGCTTCCTTTATGAATTGGTGAACATGAATCCTCTGGCCTTTTCCATTGATGAAGAGGTTTCCGATTATATGGGACACATTATCGAATATGTCCAGGATGAATATGTGAAAAAGGGAAAAGATTTGAAACCGCTTATTGCATGTTATGGATCCCGGGATGTTAAACCCTCAGAGGATGAAACCCTCCACGAGTTCTGGGAAAAATTGAACCGGGATGACAAATTCATGTTCCGGGAATTTCTTAAACTCTCACATGAGGATCAGGATGTCCTTATGTCTATGCGTGAGATGAATGCGAAATTCAGGACGGTGATGGAAAGTTATCATGCTGCCGTCACAGGAGATACAGTGGGAGATCCTTTGAAGGATACCAGCGGCCCCTCTTTGGATATTGCTATCAAATTGGCGACCATGGTGAGTATTATCACGATCGGACTCATTCTCCGGTTTAATCTGGCGCAGTATTTATGA
- a CDS encoding SDR family oxidoreductase has protein sequence MNEKKVLITGGNGLLGYHLTRVYGDGTWKILSTDIHDHILSPGVSYFPLNISDKHAVFSLCNEFKPSLILNAAAFTNVDDCEKAVDTAFAVNTFGPRNLAEWCALNTCKLIHFSTDYLFNGEAGPYDETASPDPINIYGLSKLGGESQIRRILKNHLIIRTNVLFGKGPTEKASFVRWVVESLRNNHLIHVVDDQYNNPTWSNDMALAVKQLDQLEVTGVINYGGPDYLNRYEFACLVSDIFHLDRTLIHPITTNRLALAAPRPLRGGLDISRLQSLPDIPLTPLKTILKRIKETGY, from the coding sequence ATGAATGAAAAAAAAGTACTGATCACAGGCGGGAACGGATTATTGGGCTATCATCTGACCCGTGTCTACGGGGATGGCACATGGAAAATCCTGTCAACGGATATTCACGACCATATTTTGAGTCCCGGTGTTTCCTATTTCCCCCTGAATATCAGCGATAAACATGCCGTTTTTTCCCTGTGCAACGAATTCAAACCATCCCTGATTCTGAATGCAGCGGCTTTTACCAATGTGGATGATTGCGAAAAAGCCGTAGACACCGCCTTTGCAGTAAACACCTTTGGCCCGCGCAATTTGGCGGAGTGGTGTGCTTTGAATACATGTAAGTTGATTCACTTCAGCACAGACTATCTTTTCAACGGAGAAGCCGGTCCCTACGACGAAACAGCAAGTCCCGACCCAATTAATATATACGGCTTATCCAAATTAGGCGGTGAATCCCAGATCCGGCGTATTCTCAAAAACCATCTGATCATCCGGACCAATGTCCTCTTTGGAAAAGGTCCCACAGAAAAGGCCAGTTTTGTCCGCTGGGTTGTGGAAAGCCTGCGAAACAACCACCTGATCCATGTAGTGGACGATCAATACAATAATCCCACCTGGAGTAATGATATGGCATTGGCCGTGAAACAATTAGATCAGCTGGAGGTTACAGGAGTTATAAATTACGGGGGGCCTGATTATTTGAACCGGTATGAATTTGCCTGTCTTGTCAGTGACATTTTTCATCTGGACAGGACGTTGATTCATCCCATCACGACAAACCGTCTGGCATTGGCAGCTCCACGGCCTTTAAGAGGCGGACTGGATATCAGTCGGTTGCAATCCTTGCCGGACATCCCGCTGACACCCTTGAAAACAATCCTAAAACGCATAAAGGAAACAGGTTATTGA
- a CDS encoding polyprenol monophosphomannose synthase — MKRIVIIPTYNEKANVGNLIRDIQNLGLNPLDILIVDDNSPDGTADLIRDMQNKDDGLHLIVRPGKLGLGTAYIKGFHYALDRGYDLIAQMDADYSHDPKDLVKLFKVAEEYDWVIGSRYVSGINVVNWPLHRLILSYGANWYTRLITGLPIKDGTAGFKCWKSTVLENIDLDTIKSQGYSFQIEMNFRAWKKGYRFHEIPIIFADRTVGQSKMSKKIIREAVIMVWKLKFNSLFHRQ, encoded by the coding sequence TTGAAACGCATCGTCATTATTCCAACGTACAATGAAAAAGCCAATGTCGGCAATCTGATCCGGGACATCCAGAATTTAGGGCTGAATCCGCTGGATATTCTGATTGTGGATGACAACTCTCCTGACGGAACAGCCGATTTGATCCGGGATATGCAAAATAAAGATGATGGACTTCATCTGATTGTCCGGCCCGGAAAACTGGGTTTAGGTACAGCCTACATCAAAGGATTCCATTATGCACTGGATCGCGGATATGATCTGATTGCCCAGATGGACGCCGATTATTCTCACGACCCGAAAGATCTGGTTAAACTTTTTAAGGTGGCAGAAGAATATGACTGGGTCATCGGAAGCCGTTATGTTTCAGGAATCAATGTGGTGAACTGGCCCTTACACCGCTTGATTCTTAGTTACGGGGCCAACTGGTATACCCGGTTAATCACGGGTCTGCCGATAAAAGACGGAACCGCCGGCTTCAAATGCTGGAAAAGTACCGTATTGGAAAACATCGACCTGGACACTATCAAATCTCAGGGATATTCTTTCCAGATCGAAATGAATTTCCGGGCATGGAAAAAGGGCTACCGTTTTCACGAGATCCCTATTATTTTTGCTGATCGTACCGTAGGACAATCCAAAATGTCAAAAAAAATCATCCGGGAAGCGGTCATTATGGTCTGGAAACTAAAATTCAACAGTCTGTTTCATCGACAATAA